The segment NNNNNNNNNNNNNNNNNNNNNNNNNNNNNNNNNNNNNNNNNNNNNNNNNNNNNNNNNNNNNNNNNNNNNNNNNNNNNNNNNNNNNNNNNNNNNNNNNNNNNNNNNNNNNNNNNNNNNNNNNNNNNNNNNNNNNNNNNNNNNNNNNNNNNNNNNNNNNNNNNNNNNNNNNNNNNNNNNNNNNNNNNNNNNNNNNNNNNNNNNNNNNNNNNNNNNNNNNNNNNNNNNNNNNNNNNNNNNNNNNNNNNNNNNNNNNNNNNNNNNNNNNNNNNNNNNNNNNNNNNNNNNNNNNNNNNNNNNNNNNNNNNNNNNNNNNNNNNNNNNNNNNNNNNNNNNNNNNNNNNNNNNNNNNNNNNNNNNNNNNNNNNNNNNNAAATTCACCCTCAGCACCCACCCAGCCGCGAGCGTGAGCTGGTTTCCTTCCTGATCGCCCGGAGGGTGGGAAGCCCTGCGGCTGTGACATCACCGGAAGCGGCTGCGATGACGTCACAGGGGGAGGCGATGATGTCAGTGACAGAGGGGGGGTGGGCGAGGGTGACGGCGCCCGTGTGTCCCCGCCCCCGGCACGTCCCGCTGTCTCTGTGCTGTCCCGACGGGGTCTTGAGGAGGGTGACGGTGACGGCGGCGCGACACGGACGGTATGGCGCTATGACGTCACACTGTGACACTGTGACGTCATTATTAGCAGCGGGCAGACGTCAGCAGATCCGTTAATTGATCTCTGCAGGCCGCTGTACCGCCAGGCACGCACCTGCCGCTGGGGGGACCTCCTGCCATTCCCTGCGGACGT is part of the Meleagris gallopavo isolate NT-WF06-2002-E0010 breed Aviagen turkey brand Nicholas breeding stock unplaced genomic scaffold, Turkey_5.1 ChrUn_random_7180001865692, whole genome shotgun sequence genome and harbors:
- the METTL17 gene encoding methyltransferase-like protein 17, mitochondrial produces the protein MTSQGEAMMSVTEGGWARVTAPVCPRPRHVPLSLCCPDGVLRRVTVTAARHGRPLYRQARTCRWGDLLPFPADVESDVTPAKAIKNSEK